In Flammeovirgaceae bacterium, the sequence ATGTTCGGCTACGAAGAGAATATACCTACTTATTCAGCGACTTCGATCCCAGCGGAACAAATGGCATAAAATTGCCTGCAGGCACCGATTATTACCAGGATGTGATTGTTGGTAACTATAACTCCGATGCCCGAAAAGCTTTTTTTACTAACCTCTCGGGCCGGGTGGGCGAATACTTCAATGGCCACCGATTTAACATTGGCGGCTCGGCTACTTACCGGTACATACCCTGGGGTTTTGCCTCACTCAACTTTTCCTACAACCGAATCCGATTGCCTGAGCCCTACAGCGATGCCGACCTGTTGTTGATTGGCCCGCGTATTGACCTCACCTTCACCCGCAGCCTCTTCTTTACCACCTTTATTCAATACAATAATCAAATCAACAACCTGAATATCAACTCCAGGCTGCAGTGGCGCTTCAGGCCGGTGTCCGACATCTTTCTGGTATACACCGACAATTATGTAACCGAAACCTTTACCGATACCGATGGCCGGTATTATGTAAAAGGCGACCCACGGCTCCGGGGCGTAGTGCTAAAAATCAGCTATTGGCTGAATATCTGAATTTTTTCTAACTGATAATCAATCGTTTACAAAAAGAAAAATAGATGTTTAAACATTTATTTTAGTTCCGGTGTTATACTTGCATGTCACAAACAGAAACAACTAAAACAATGATGAAAAAACTACACTTTATTCTGGCCGCGTTGCTGCTGAGCGGCAGCGTACTGGCTCAAACCACCTGGAACATCGACAAGGTCCATTCCAAAATCGGGTTCAGCGTGGTGCACATGGTCGTATCCGAAACGGAAGGCGTGTTTAAGGATTATTCTGCAACCGTAGTAAGCAAGAGCGATGATTTCAATGGTGCCGAAGTTACCTTCTCGGCAAAAGTAGCTTCCATTAACACCGAAAACGAAAGGCGCGATAACCACCTGAAGTCACCTGACTTCTTCGATGCGGAGAAGTTTCCTGAAATCACCTTCAAGGGTAACCTGGTAAAAGAAGGAAGCAAATACAAGCTGAAGGGTGACTTTACTATGAAAGGTGTTACCAAGAAGGTAGAATTTGATGTGGTTTATGGCGGCACCATCAATACCGGGCGCGGAACAAAAGCCGGTTTTAAAGTTACCGGAACAATCAACCGCCAGGAGTATGGCGTAAGCTGGGCCAACAAACTGGCCGGTGGCGAAATGGTAGTAAGCGATGATGTAACCCTGGTTATTAAAGTAGAACTGGATAAGCAAGCTTAATTAAAAAGGCCGGGGGTAAGTCCCGGCCTTTTTATTTTCAATGAAAATCGAAGAGGAAATAAAGCAATCAAAATTTGTAAGCCCGCACCAAAAGGCAGTGCTGAATCTTCTTTTTACAGCAAGCTGGTTACAGGCCCGCCATCAACAGTTTTTTAAATCCTTCGGCATTACCACCCAACAGTTTAACATCCTCCGCATCCTGAAAGGGCAGCATCCAAAAAGCCTGTCGGCCAAAGAAATTAAAAGCCGCATGCTCGATCAGAATTCGGATGTGTCGCGTATGCTGGGCCGGATGTTGGCTAAAAAACTTATTCAAAAGCAAACCTGCCCTGCCGATAAGCGGGCTACCGATGTTTTTATAACTGAAAAAGGAATAGAGTTGCTTAACCGCGTCAATAAGTTTCAACACGATCTTGATTCGACACTTCAACTATCGGAATCGGAGGCAACAGCACTGAGCAATTTACTGGATAAAAGCAGGGGTTAACGTAACCGCCTTAATTCATCCTTAACAAAAGCTATCAATTCACTGATGTACCCTGCGCTGAAATCAAACCGGATGCCGGCAGCATGATAGATTGCGGGTATACTTTTTAAATTACCCAGTTTCAATGCATCCATATAACCGGCAAGTCCGGCTTGCGGATTTTTACGGTAATTGCGCCACACGGCAATTGCGCCAAGCTGGGCCATGCCGTACTCAATATAATAAAATGGCACCTCGTACAGGTGAAGTTGTTTCTGCCACAAATAATCGCGGCTCACCTCGTGCCCCTGCCAATCCGTTACCGAATCGGTAAACGACCTAAAGATGGTATTCCAACTTTCTTTCCGTGCAGTTTCGGTATGATTCGGATTTTCATAAATCCAGTGTTGAAACTTATCGATGGTTGCTACCCACGGCAAGGTTTCGATGATGTCTTCCAGGTGTTCGCGTTTAGCCCGTTTTAATTCGTCCGGGTCAGAAAAAAATACATCCCAGTGATCCATCGAAATCAGTTCCATCGACATGGAGGCCAGTTCGGCCACTTCCGATGGGGTAGATTTAAAGTCAGTTAATTCCAGGTTGCGCGTTAAAAAGTTATGAACGGCATGCCCGCCTTCATGCATCATGGTAACCATGTCGCGCAGCGTGGTGGTGGCATTCATAAAAATAAACGGCACACCTATTTCGGCCAGCGGGTAGTTATACCCTCCGGGCGCCTTGCCCTTACGGGACTCTAAATCCAGGTGGCCCATGTGGCGCATAATGCCGAGGCACTGGCCCAGGTACGGATCGATTCTTCTAAAACATTCAATGGTCTTCTCCGTCAAATCGTTTCCGTCTGTAAAAGCTTTAAGCGGTTTACGGCCTTCCGGATCAACCGTTTTATCCCATGGTTTCAGCACATCCACTCCTAACTTTTGCTGGCGTTCGCTGGCCAGTTCATTGAGCAAAGGCACCACCTGTGTTTCCACCGACTGGTGAAAATCAAAACAATCCTGAGGCGTGTAATCAAACCGGCCCAGTGCTTTGAACATATAGTCGCGGAAATTGGCAAACCCGGCATTGGTGGCAACCCGGTGACGAAGGTTAACAAGTTTAGTAAACAGTTCATCAAGTGTTACCCTGTCCTGGAGTCTGCGTGAAGCAATCTTTGTGTAAACACGTTCGCGCAAGGCCCTGTCCGTCTCCATCAGTAATACCGATGCCTGCTGTAAAGTCATTTCCTTACCGCTGATTTCAACCATCATCGCACCCGAAATCTGGTTATACTTTTGTTGTTCCAGGTTTATTTCGGTAAACAGGGGCACGTTTTCATCGCGGTAAATTTCAATGTCCTTTTTAAGGTTGCGAATCAAAATATCAAATCCGGTTTCCTTTTCGAGTTCACCCAGAAAAGCCGATTCAGCAGCTTTGCGGTTCAGTTTATCCGATACCGGGGCAATTTCCGGCTGAATGGTCTCAACAAAAAACCGGTAAGCTTTGCTGTAGTCGTCATTATCGGTATAGCGGGTCATATTAATGTAGCGCCAGCCCAGGTCTTCTGCAATTACAGCTTCCAGTTCGCTGCGGTCGGTAAACCATTTGCGCAAGGCGTTAACCGAATCGATTTCCCGCTCAATCAATTCGTTAAAATAAGGCTTAAGGGCAGGCCACCCGGTTACCGTAAAGTCTGCGGGTAAAAACGTGCGCACGGGGCGCGAAATCTTTTCTACTTCAGGCATCAGATTTACAGATTAATTGAACGAACTTTCACCGCGGCAAAAATAAACTGAAATACAATACGCAGTGGAGATACTTATTTTCTTTCTCATCACGCTCCTTTCCGAAATCCTGGGCACGCTGGGTGGATTTGGTTCTTCCTTGTTTTTCGTTTCCATTGCTCAGTTCTTCTATAATTTTCAAACCGTGCTGGTACTTACCGGGTTGCTGCATGTGTTCAGCAACACGGCAAAACTTACACTCTTTTGGAAAACTATCGACTGGCGCCTGGTGCTCTGGCTGGGCATCTCAAGTGTTGTATTTGCCATTGGCGGTGCCTACCTGGTACGTCATGTAGAATTTGTTTATGCTAAACTCATCCTGGGTTTCTTTCTGATTGCCTTCAGTACACTCCTGTTTTTAAAACCCGATTATCGGGTGGATGCCACATTATTTAACTCTATCGGGGGCGGAGCGCTGGCCGGTTTCCTGGCCGGTTTTATCGGCACAGGCGGGGCTGTACGCGGGTTGGTACTTGCTGCATTCAATCTTGAAAAAAACGTTTTGGTTGGCACTTCGGCAGCCATTGATTTTGGCGTTGACCTGAGCCGCTCGCTTATTTACCTCGACAGCAATTACCTGCAACGCGAACAATGGTGGACAATACCGTTTTTAGTTGTGCTGGCCTTTGCCGGAAGTTACATTGGGAAACTGATCCTGAACCGCATCTCGCAGCAAACCTTCAGGAAAATCCTGCTTGCATTGGTTTTTCTGATTGGCGTAATTATGCTGGCTAATGAATTATTTAACAAGCAATGAAACTGCTGATTGACATCATCGGCTGGAGCGGATCGGTAATGGTGGTGGCTGCCTATGGGTTGAACAGTTACCAGAAAATCAAATCCGATTCGCTGATTTTTCTTTTCCTCAACCTGGCAGGAGGAATTTTTCTGATTATTTATTCGGTGTACTATACCGCCTACGCCAACACCTTTATTAATGTGGTGTGGGTACTTATTGCCATACCGGCACTGATTAAACTGATAAGTAAAAAATGATTGAGGCCGGCAAAGAAAATTTCCGCATTCAGCAATGGGTAGCCGTTTCGGCTTCGGTTTTGCTGATTGTTAAAGCAGCCGCGTATTTTTTAACCGGCTCGGTGGCCATCTTAACCGATGCACTGGAAAGTATTGTAAACGTAATTGCCGGCTTTTTGGGATTATACAGTTTGTACCTGTCGGCCCAGCCACGCGATTCAAATCACCCGTACGGGCATGGCAAGGTTGAATTTCTTTCAGCCGGTATCGAAGGCAGTATGATTATGGTAGCGGGTATGCTCATCATCATTGAAGCCATCCGGAATTTACTTGATCCTTCCCCGCTTGTTAAATTGGATACCGGGATGGTGCTGATTGGAGGAACAGCCCTGATTAATGCCGCGCTTGGTTTCTGGTGTGTTCGCGCAGGAACAAAGAACAACTCGCTGGCGCTGCGGGCCAGCGGAAAGCATTTGCTATCCGATACGTATTCAACGCTGGCTATATTGTGCGGACTATTATTAATCTATTTTACAGGACTTGACTGGATTGACAGCGCTGTTGCCCTGCTATTCAGCCTGCTAATTCTTTACACCGGCTACAGGATAATCCGTACCTCGCTGGCCGGGATTATGGACGAACAGGATACCGAATTGCTGAACCGCCTGGCTACGCTACTCAATGAAAACCGCAGGGAAAACTGGGTGGACCTGCACAACATGCGCATCATCAAATACGGCAGCGCCCTGCACCTGGATTGCCACCTGACTGTACCGTGGTACCTGAACGTACACCAAGCCCACCGCGAAATTGATGAACTGGCCGCGCTCGTGCGCAAACACTTTGGCGATTCGCTGGAACTTTTTGTACACTCCGATGGCTGCCTTGATTTTTCGTGCCGCCTGTGTAATAAAAAAGAGTGCCCCCAGCGGAAGCACCCTTTTGAAAAACAAATTCAATGGACGGTGGAAAACATGGTGCGAAACAAAAAACACGAGATTAACTGAATTCGCAGCCAGCCTGCTTCATTTCATCGTGCAGCAAAAAAACTGCTTCTGACTAGCAGAATTCATCATTCTGAGCGAAGCGAAGAATCTCTTTATTTTATACAAATAAACCATGGGCAACAACCCTGCTTAATTACTTACTTATCCACATATTATTCTGCGCATCGGCATCGCCACTCAGCGGAACAACCAATTGAACCGATTGAATCTTTTTCTTTCCAACATTGGCCTTGTGATTATACACCTTCAATGATTTCCATACAGCCGGGCTTACCTCTTCGGTTGCCGAGGTGCCATCAGTAAATTTGAGCATGACTTTAAAATACACCGGCCTTCCACCTTTGTTTTCGATGGTGATTACATTACCCTTAACACCGGTAATGCCCACATCCATGTAACCCCAATCGAAATACCAGTTGTTCCAGAACCAGTTCAGGTTCTGGCCCGACACGCGGTTAAACACGAACATAAAATCATAGGGAGTCGGGTGTTTGTGCTTCCATTCATTCATATAGGCGTGCAGGCATTTCAGAAATACGTCCTTACCCAACAGCTGGTACAGCGAAATATACGATTGCGAGCCGATGGTGTATGAGTTCAGGCCGCTGCCTTCGGCTATATGGCTGGGCACCATTATCGGAAGCACCCGTTGCGAGCCGAGATAGGGCTGATCCCAATTACCGGATGGAAATACCTGCTCAATGAAATATTCAGAGAAACTGGCAAAGCCTTCGTCCATCCAGGCATATTTCTTTTCGTTAATGCCCATCATAAACGGAAAATACATGTGGCACATTTCATGGAGGGTAAGGCCCAGTTGTGCATCGGCATCGGAGACCTTTTGGCCAGTCCATTGTTCAATCATGGCGCCCGATATCTCCTGGTCGTTGGCCATGCCCGGAAATTCCATGCCTCCGCCCTGCAGCCCGTTAAAAATGGTGAAGTACCTGTACGGGAAAGGGTAAACGGGAAACTGGGTATGAAATACCTGCAATGACTTTTCGATGGATTCGAGTACTGCGCCAAACTCAGGGTGGTTAATCGGGTACGCCACGTTAATAAAATATTCGCCCATGGCATCGGTATAACTGCGGGCATCCCAACGGAAGTGGTCGCTCAGTGCAAAGGCAAAATCCGGAAAATCGGTGGCGGTGTACTTCCAGGTTTTGTTGCCGGATGCAGTTTTACGGAAATCGCCTTCGCCATACACAGTTACCGGTGTTTTACTGCTGCGGGCCTGATTAATACGCTGCTGTATAACGGTTGAGTAAACTTCCTGCGGATTGGCTGGCGCTACCGAAGCCCACACCATAAAATTGTCGGGTATGGTAAGTTCTATTTCATAATCAGAGTAATCGTGATAAAATTCGGTGGCAGCATCGTACACGATGCGATCCCACAGATCAATATCATCGAGCACAGCCATCTCGGGGTACCAGTAGGCTATAAACATGCTGGTGCTGTCAATGGCTCCGCTTCGCTCAAATCCGTTACCGGGTATTTCGTACTGCCACTCGATGTTCAGTTGCATTGTAGCTTTTGGTGCCAGTGGTTTTTTCAGCCGGATGGTATAGTTGGTGCCGCCATAAAAGGCTTGTTCTTCATCGCGCAAATCAACAGCCTCACCATCAACTATAATTTTTGTAATAAGTACCCCTTTATGATCGAGGAACGCATTTTCGCCACGATTGAAAAATCCGGCTTTACGCGAAGTGGGTTTGTAGTAATCATGATAGGTATGAAAAGTGGGGTTGCGGATGGTATCAACATTGTTGTTATAGTAGGTAATATCCGCCTGGCCTTTCAGTAGTTTGCCGTGCGGATCAACGGAAGCTTTAATTTTATATACCGAACGGTTTTGGGTATAGGTTGGCGATACGGAACCATCCCACTTGCGTGTGCCTTGCTGATAAGCCTTCTGGAATTCCAAAGGCATGTACAGCGACTGGCTAAAACAAATAAATGAACTTACAATCAGGGAGATAACAAGAAATCGGGTTTTCATTGGTTATGGGTTAAACATAAATGTAAGAATAAGGGTACAACTGATACTAAAAAAATTATCTGAAGTTTTTGTATTGCAAAGACTTCGCTGTTAAGCCTGGAACTGATTCGGCAAAAATCAGCGTAATCTGCAACGCAGAATGTTTTTACGGAATTACAGTACGAATTGTTTAGCCGATTTCAATCACAACATCATCGGTTAACGGATGGCCGACACAGGTAAGTACATAGCCTGCATCGCGTTCGGCCTGCGAAAGGCCTTCTTCTTCATCCAACTTCACTTTGCCCGAAACAGCTTTTCCGCGGCAGGCCGTGCACAGGCCGCTCTGGCACGAGTAGGGCAGGTCAATGCCCTGGTCGAGGGCGGTTTCAAGTATGGCGCGATTAGGTTCAACCATAATTTTATATTCCTGGCCATCGTAGCGGATGGTCACTTCGCGGGCCTTTGCTTCGCCTGCCGTTACCTGAACTTCCTGTTTTTTCTCCTTATCGATAGTACCTTGTACAAAACTTTCTTTAAATATTTTTTCTTTCGGGATGTTTTGCTGAGCCAGCAGCGTCTCCACGTTTTTCATCATGCCCTCGGGGCCGCACATCAGGTAGGTTGTTTTGTCAATGCCCCAGTTGGGAATACGTTCAAATAACTTCACCAGCATTTCATGATTAAGCAGGCCGGAATAGCCCTGCCAGTTCATCGGTGCGTTGTCTAGTACGTGGATCACATGAAGCCTGCCCTGGTAGTTGGTTTCCCATTTGGCAAGTTCGTCTTTAAAAATAATGCTGTCGATATCGCGGTTGCAATAAATAAGCGAGCACATGCTTTCAGGCTCCTGTGTTAAAATGCTTTTAATGATAGACATCATCGGGGTAATGCCCGACCCACCGGCAAACATAATGAGGTGGCGTTTGCGTTCTTTGTTGAACTCAGTGGTAAACTGCCCCATGGGCTCCATCACCTTCAGCGTATTGCCCACCTTCAGGTTGTCGGGCAGCCAGTTGCTCATCAGGCCGTTATCAACCCGCTTAACAGTTACCGCCAAATCGTTATCGACAAACGGTGAAGAACACAGCGAATACGCCCTGCGGACTTCTTTACCGCCCATCGGAACAATAAGAGTTAAAAACTGACCGGCTTTATAACTGATTTTACCCGATGCCGGCTGCTCAAATACGATGGTTATTGCATCCTTGGTTTCCTGAATAATGTTTTTGACTTGCAGATCGAAGTAATGCTGAGCGTTTTCTTCTTTCTTAGGCGCTTTTTTGAATAAACCAAATGCCACAATTAATTGATTTAGGCCGCAAATCTACAACAATTCAAAAGAAAAAAAGTTGCGGTTACAGGTTAAACCAGTAGGTAAACTTAAGTACCAATGCGCGGTTTTTACTCTGGAGTGGTTCGGGAAGGTAATTCTCGGTATAGACAATAAAGAAATCGGATGCTGGCTGAAAGCGCCACTGAAACCGCGCGTTCAGATTCATGTTATCGGCCAGGTTATTGTATTGTACAAACGTGGTGAGAAAGAGTTTATCAGTAAAGGTTAAATCCAGGCGGGGCCCTAATAATACCAACTGTGCCCTCCCGTAATTACCGGTAAGATCAACATCGTTGTAACTGAAGCGTATGCCCAGGCTGCCGTAGGGCTGGTAACGGTAATTCATTTCGCCATTAAAAACAACGCTCCCACCCGTATAAAACCCGCCAGCGATTCCTTCAACCTGGTAATTAAACAACTTTCGATTATCGGATTGGTACCGCAACTGAAACTGGTTCCACGAAAAAGCTTCACCGGCCAGGTAATTCTGCTCACCGCCAATGGGATTAAAATCCTGGGTAAGATACTGGTAGGTGTGTTGAAGACTTAATGAAAAAGAGGCGGTGCTCAGCAATGTAATTATATACCCTGCATTATAAGTCTGGTCGGTATTTCGGCCTCCGGGTATAAAGCCCCAGTTGCCTTCGGCAAACGGGCCATGATTGGCCACAATTTTACTTTTTGGATACATGAGGTACTCTACCCGTGTGAAACTTCCGGTAAAGCCGGGGTAAACATTCAGGTTAGGAACAAAGCCCGCTTCGGCATTATAATTTTTTCCCAGCAACTGCACCGCGCCCATCAAAGCCAGGTTACGGCCGAAGTACCCCAGAAAGGTTCCGGCTGAATACCGATCAGTAGTATTAAAATCATCGATGGACTGGTGGTAATACACATCGCCACGGAAGCGGGTGTCTTTAGAGTTGATGTTAAAATCAAATCCGAACACGCGGTTGTAGGTATTCAGTTTACGCACCGTATCGGTACCGGTAATCGTTTCGCGTACCAGGCTGGGGTGGTAAAACCGGTCCGGGTCATATTCATCGCCTAAGCCCAGCGATTGTTTATTTACAAAAAAGAAATCCACATTTGAGCGCGCCAATACCTGGCGTTGTACAATGGCCATCGTATAATTCTGATTGGGCAGACCCAGCGATCGGGTCTCGCGGGTTTGCAGGTTAAGGAGGCCAATGCGCCAGTCTTTACCCAGTTTACCGCTCAGCCGCGCGCCATATAAAATGGGTACCCTCCTGAGGACATCGGATGTATCGGCTGCCAGTCCGAGTCTGCGTGTAAATAACGGGCGCGAATCCGGAAAACCGGGAGCAGCAAATAAATCGCTGTTCTCCAGAAAGAACTGCCTGCGTTCGGGGAAGTTAAACTCAAAACGCGTGAGGTTGATAACCTGCTGATCCACTTCTACCTGCGAAAAATCGGGGTTAACCGTAAGATCAAGGTTAAGCGAAGGCGTTAATCCTACTTTTGCATCAAAGCCAACCAATAGTTCATTTTTAGCAGGCACGTTATTCTCTTTATCGGTAAACGATGAGCCCGCCAGGTAAGGAATAAGCGAAACATTGGTTCCCGGCTTGGGCAACTCATCATCCCAGATCAATTTGCCGCTCCAGGCAAACGAGGCGGGCAGGTATTGCACGGGTGTGGCAATCCAGCTTGAAACCTGGTTGCGTTCCAAATCATTGCGCAGCACGTTAAAGTTCCACTCGCCCCGGTTGTAGCGGATGGACTTAAACGGAATGGCCAGTTCGGCTACCCATAGTGTATCCGTACGGGTTACCGCACTGTACCATTTATTATCCCAAAAGGGTGAAAAACTTTCGGGCTCGGCACCGCCATTGGCCATGAGTCCTTCGCGTTGAACGCCATAGGGAGAAATATTAAAATAGAAGCCGTTGGTGTAATCGTTGTACGGATCAAAATAGAATCCCACGTTGTCGTTAAACCGGAAATCAAAATCCCTGCGCAGCGATTGTACTACCGGTCCGAGGCCGTCATCCTGGCACTCAAAGGCCAGGTACAGGTTGTGGTCATCAAAGGCAATGCGTACCGTAGTTTCATTAACGGGCGGAACCGAATCATACGGTTTGCTCATCCAGAAGCCGGTAGCCACGTTTGCCCTTTGCCAGGTTTCCTCATCAAGGATGCCATCAACCACGATGGCATCGCGTACGCGGCCCGCATGGTACGCGGTACCTTGCTTATGTTGGGCGGTAAGGATAAGCGGTAGTGCCGTTGCAACAAAAATCAGGGTGCGTAAAAAAAACATGGCGGTAAAGCTATTCAAATTGTCGGGCCGATGCTGTCCGCTAACGTAAAAGATAACCGCATAGTTTTGTTATTTTTACAACTTAATAACCTGTTGTGCAGCTAACACCCCTTACCGCCATCTCACCGGTTGACGGCCGGTATTTTGCCACTACCCAAACCCTTGCGCCTTACTTCAGTGAATACGGCCTGATGCGCTACCGCGTTCAGGTTGAGGTTGAGTACTTTATTGCCCTTACCTATACCCTGCCCCAACTTGCCGGTGTTCCCAAAACCGCTGAAGATACCCTGCGTAACCTGTACCGGAATTTCTCGGAAGCCGATGCACACGCCATAAAGGAAATTGAGAAAACAACGAATCACGATGTGAAGGCGGTTGAATATTTTCTGAAAAAGAAACTCGAAGAAATGGGCCTCGGCAAGCACAAGGAGTTTATTCACTTTGGCCTCACCTCGCAGGATATCAACAACACAGCTATACCGCTATCGCTGAAAGCGTTTTTGGAGAACGAATACCTGCCCGCTATTCAAAAATTAATGAGCGACTTCACCGTTCTATCGGTGCAGTGGAAAGATGTGCCCATGCTGGCCCGTACCCACGGCCAGCCCGCTTCGCCTACGCGACTGGGAAAAGAGTTGTATGTATTTATTGAACGCGTAAACCGCCAGCTCGATTTACTCAAAACCATTCCTCACTCGGCCAAATTTGGCGGTGCCACCGGCAACTTTAACGCCCACCATGCCGCCTACCCCGATATTAACTGGGGGCATTTTGCCAACACGTTTATTTCGAACCAACTGGGCCTTGTGCGCAGCGAGCCCACCACTCAAATTGAACATTACGATAACCTGGCTGCCCTGTGCGATACCCTGAAACGGATAAACACCATACTGATTGATTTTTGCCGCGATGTGTGGCAGTACATTTCGATGGAGTACTTCCTGCAGAAAATCAATAAAGAGGAAGTGGGCTCTTCGGCCATGCCGCACAAGGTAAACCCCATTGACTTTGAAAATGCCGAGGGCAACCTGGGCTTTGCCAACGCCATGTTCGAACACCTTTCGGCCAAACTGCCCATCTCGCGCCTGCAGCGCGACCTGACCGACAGCACTGTGTTACGCAACCTGGGTGTACCCCTGGCCCACACGTGGCTGGCTGTTGCCTCGGTACACCGCGGCCTGGCAAAGCTGGAATTGAACCGGGATACCATTAACAACGATTTGGAAAAAAACTGGGTGGTAGTAGCCGAGGCCATTCAAACTATATTGCGCAAAGAAGGCTACCCCAACCCGTACGAGGCGCTGAAAGAACTTACGCGCAACCACACCCGACCCGGGCGGGCTGAATTTGAAAATTTCATCAACAACCTGCAGGTTGATGAAAAATTAAAGCAACGCCTGAAGGCCATTACACCATTTACGTACACAGGTGTTTAAACAACGAGCAGGTAGTTGCACAATAAATATATCAGCATTTTTTAGTGTTTCTGCCGTTAAATTTGTCTTGTTGCTATAAGCGAAGTATCTTCAATGATGGTAGCGGGTTGTTGCCAGCAATAGCGCGGGACAGATGAGATTACTAACATTATTTCTGACGACAATTATTTCACACACGACTTTTGGACAAGTTGTTAACTCGGTGACGGCTGACAACACAGGAATGTTCTATTACTCAGTGGACTCATTAATACAGACGTTTGAAAAAGAAAAAAGAATTGAGAAAATAATTTTAAACGCGGACTGGTCGATAATTCAAGATTTCCCAGAGACGATTAGGAATATCAGAATCATAAAGCAGGACAAGACAAAGAATTATAAAACAAAAGACTTCGGTGACAATGATGTTTTATTCAAAATCAACGGACTGACAATAATTCGTGACCAAGTAACTCTATCAATTGGGACATATGAGAAAAGAGATAAAGGGACGACTTTTTTCGCTGACGGAGCTTATATTTTTTATTTCAAATATTTACCGGAGACAGGGACGTACAAATTGACGAAGATAAAAAGTGGAATTGTGTTGTAAGCGCTACAGCTGGCAACACCAGGTTTGTTTAATGGCGGGCGACACAGTCGCCCGTAGTGTCAACAAGTTTATTTATATTCGTGTAGGCGGACAAATCCGTTGGATTTATCCGCCACTAAACAAACCCAAAACGTTAGTGGCAATGGTAGGTCGACCACGCAAAACCCGACAGACCGACCTCTGACAGACAGCAACCCCACAACTGCCGACACAGAAAAAAAATAAAAAATGCCCACTACACGGAAAATTTTTTAGCCTACGCTATTGGCACATTTGGGGCTGCTCCACCCGCAAACCCGACACACAATAGCCCCAAAAGAGCCAATCCCTACGCTCTAACAGACGACAATAAGATAAAGGGAAATAATTTTACACTTTCTCTACCAACAACCTTTCACAAACCGTATGACTTAACGTTTCAGACAAGTGTTTTCCATAGCTGACAACCATTGTATTGTCAAACGGTTCAACCGATTTTATTTTCACTTTTAAGCCTAAGCTCAATTCACGGCTGTTTAAAAATTTCAAAAATTCACTGGAAGTATCGATTACCGCAGACAGATTTATGGTGTCCCCTGCCTTACATTCACTCAACTTGCTGTATTCTTTCCAAACCATTTTACCGTTTTTATCGGGGATTGGTGAACCGTGAGGGTCTAATTTTGGGTAGCCAAGCAGTTCATCCATTTTTGCAAAAAATTCGGGCGACTGAATATGTTCTATTTGTTCGGCTATGTCGTGAACCTGTTCCCAACCAAAACCCATCTTCTCAACAAGAAACATTTCCGTAA encodes:
- a CDS encoding YceI family protein, which codes for MKKLHFILAALLLSGSVLAQTTWNIDKVHSKIGFSVVHMVVSETEGVFKDYSATVVSKSDDFNGAEVTFSAKVASINTENERRDNHLKSPDFFDAEKFPEITFKGNLVKEGSKYKLKGDFTMKGVTKKVEFDVVYGGTINTGRGTKAGFKVTGTINRQEYGVSWANKLAGGEMVVSDDVTLVIKVELDKQA
- a CDS encoding MarR family transcriptional regulator, translating into MKIEEEIKQSKFVSPHQKAVLNLLFTASWLQARHQQFFKSFGITTQQFNILRILKGQHPKSLSAKEIKSRMLDQNSDVSRMLGRMLAKKLIQKQTCPADKRATDVFITEKGIELLNRVNKFQHDLDSTLQLSESEATALSNLLDKSRG
- a CDS encoding M3 family oligoendopeptidase codes for the protein MPEVEKISRPVRTFLPADFTVTGWPALKPYFNELIEREIDSVNALRKWFTDRSELEAVIAEDLGWRYINMTRYTDNDDYSKAYRFFVETIQPEIAPVSDKLNRKAAESAFLGELEKETGFDILIRNLKKDIEIYRDENVPLFTEINLEQQKYNQISGAMMVEISGKEMTLQQASVLLMETDRALRERVYTKIASRRLQDRVTLDELFTKLVNLRHRVATNAGFANFRDYMFKALGRFDYTPQDCFDFHQSVETQVVPLLNELASERQQKLGVDVLKPWDKTVDPEGRKPLKAFTDGNDLTEKTIECFRRIDPYLGQCLGIMRHMGHLDLESRKGKAPGGYNYPLAEIGVPFIFMNATTTLRDMVTMMHEGGHAVHNFLTRNLELTDFKSTPSEVAELASMSMELISMDHWDVFFSDPDELKRAKREHLEDIIETLPWVATIDKFQHWIYENPNHTETARKESWNTIFRSFTDSVTDWQGHEVSRDYLWQKQLHLYEVPFYYIEYGMAQLGAIAVWRNYRKNPQAGLAGYMDALKLGNLKSIPAIYHAAGIRFDFSAGYISELIAFVKDELRRLR
- a CDS encoding sulfite exporter TauE/SafE family protein, whose amino-acid sequence is MEILIFFLITLLSEILGTLGGFGSSLFFVSIAQFFYNFQTVLVLTGLLHVFSNTAKLTLFWKTIDWRLVLWLGISSVVFAIGGAYLVRHVEFVYAKLILGFFLIAFSTLLFLKPDYRVDATLFNSIGGGALAGFLAGFIGTGGAVRGLVLAAFNLEKNVLVGTSAAIDFGVDLSRSLIYLDSNYLQREQWWTIPFLVVLAFAGSYIGKLILNRISQQTFRKILLALVFLIGVIMLANELFNKQ
- a CDS encoding cation transporter codes for the protein MIEAGKENFRIQQWVAVSASVLLIVKAAAYFLTGSVAILTDALESIVNVIAGFLGLYSLYLSAQPRDSNHPYGHGKVEFLSAGIEGSMIMVAGMLIIIEAIRNLLDPSPLVKLDTGMVLIGGTALINAALGFWCVRAGTKNNSLALRASGKHLLSDTYSTLAILCGLLLIYFTGLDWIDSAVALLFSLLILYTGYRIIRTSLAGIMDEQDTELLNRLATLLNENRRENWVDLHNMRIIKYGSALHLDCHLTVPWYLNVHQAHREIDELAALVRKHFGDSLELFVHSDGCLDFSCRLCNKKECPQRKHPFEKQIQWTVENMVRNKKHEIN